Proteins from one Flavobacterium sp. N2038 genomic window:
- a CDS encoding c-type cytochrome: MKKIILIGLFSALPIVVFNSCTKSNSQTLAAKIVEQEDEGYITVDTSKIPDDQFGESVRYGRELMMKTAYYIGPDGKNGKYLGNKMNCTNCHQDAGTKPHAFNLLSSHDNYPQYRGRENKVLTLAERVNNCIMRPHSGKPLPLDSKEMVAFLSYFKWISKFVPKDGDFKGAKNLEIEFSDVAASPERGKALFVENCARCHGNNGEGQYNADKSGYIYPPLWGEYGYQPGSSMHRVIKQAQWLKSNMPYDKVTPGKPYLTDKEAFDIAAFVNDDKIHSRPNPKTFDYPNKMGKPIDYSHGPFSDNFSEEQHKYGPYKPIIAYWKKQGWKAVY, from the coding sequence ATGAAAAAAATAATTCTTATTGGCCTATTTTCAGCATTGCCAATTGTTGTTTTTAATTCCTGCACCAAATCAAATTCTCAAACTTTGGCAGCAAAAATTGTCGAACAGGAAGATGAAGGTTACATTACCGTTGATACCTCAAAAATTCCTGATGATCAATTTGGAGAATCAGTTCGTTACGGAAGAGAATTAATGATGAAAACAGCCTATTATATTGGCCCGGATGGTAAAAACGGGAAATATTTAGGTAATAAAATGAATTGTACCAACTGCCATCAGGATGCGGGCACAAAACCTCATGCCTTTAATTTATTATCTTCACATGATAATTATCCGCAATACAGAGGCCGTGAAAATAAAGTACTTACACTTGCTGAACGTGTAAACAACTGTATTATGAGACCACATTCCGGAAAACCACTTCCGCTTGACAGTAAAGAAATGGTTGCTTTTTTATCTTACTTTAAATGGATCAGCAAATTTGTTCCTAAAGATGGTGATTTTAAGGGAGCAAAAAATTTAGAAATTGAATTCTCAGATGTGGCTGCAAGCCCCGAAAGAGGAAAAGCATTATTTGTTGAAAATTGTGCCCGTTGTCACGGAAACAATGGCGAAGGACAATACAATGCTGATAAATCAGGATATATATACCCACCACTTTGGGGCGAATATGGATATCAGCCCGGGTCAAGTATGCACCGCGTTATTAAGCAAGCGCAATGGCTAAAAAGCAATATGCCATACGACAAAGTAACTCCGGGAAAACCTTATCTTACAGACAAAGAAGCTTTTGATATTGCCGCATTTGTAAATGATGACAAAATACATTCAAGACCTAATCCAAAAACGTTTGATTATCCAAATAAAATGGGCAAACCAATCGATTATTCTCACGGTCCTTTTAGTGATAATTTTTCTGAAGAACAGCATAAATATGGCCCTTACAAACCCATTATTGCGTATTGGAAAAAACAAGGATGGAAAGCCGTTTACTAA
- a CDS encoding glycoside hydrolase domain-containing protein produces the protein MKLNLNNKPLLSRILLICVFTISIPLTAQIKYTDGNDSWNPNQLGNHRVVVAFSGTGNVAKATIEWRRRDENPELKKIIVQDAAGKDIQNVNTANINKESGTVYFEPVSGKGTYYVYYMPYVDEGTSNYPKGIYAKPDQKTDAQWAAKIKSNLADNCTVTEIQSINAFNSFYPMEVIATAAETKAIIAKNSGNTFLVFPEDRLHSIRMKSDLPQRWIQKGIQNSFSDTAMKGEYLAFQLGVYALEDLKNVKVTFSNLISSNGALIEAKNISCINTDGVKYDGTPFAANVSVSKGKIQAMWCGIDVPQTAAAGTYTGKATVVADGKPREITLEIKVSNEVTKNGGIDSPEKMTRLKWLNSTLAQENTVIAPYIPLNVKGSEISLLGRKLTLASNGFPAQIQTFFTPEMTTLGTKANDILTAPIAFHFVDAAGKEVTDWKNTGINFTKKEAGTVAWQNTSISKSVQMDVNAAIEFDGFVHYIVKVTALEDVSFNDINFQLPMQPSASKYMMGLGQKGGDRPATFDWKWDVAHKSQDGAWIGNVNSGLQFSLRDEKYSRPLNTNFYLQKPLLLPTSWGNENKGGITITPNQKSVLVNAYSGARTMKKDDVLYYNFNLLITPFHTINTDFQWDTKFYHKYSPIDTIAKTGATVINIHHANAINPYINYPFIEYKKMKTYIDEAHEKGLKVKIYNTVREVSNKAYETFALKSLGHEIYSPGKGGGFSWLQEHVGDDYIAAWFVPEIKDAAIVNSGMNRWHNYYVEGMNWLTQNVGIDGIYLDDVAFDRITMKRIKRVLTQDGHPGIIDLHSANQYNKSDGFNNSANLYMEHFPYINKLWFGEYFDYQKNQPDFFLTEVSGIPFGLMGEMLQDGGNPWRGMVYGMTNRLPWSDNADPRQIWKLWDSFGIKGSEMIGYWSENCPVKTTNDKVLATVYKKNGTALISIASWADSDTKVKLNIDWKKLGINPAKATITAPEVLNFQPAQTFNAKDEIPVSKGKGWLLIVK, from the coding sequence ATGAAACTAAACCTTAATAACAAGCCCCTTTTAAGCAGGATATTGCTAATCTGTGTTTTTACAATCAGCATTCCATTAACTGCCCAAATAAAATATACAGACGGAAACGACAGCTGGAATCCTAACCAATTAGGAAATCATCGCGTTGTAGTCGCTTTTTCCGGCACAGGAAATGTAGCAAAAGCTACAATTGAATGGCGAAGAAGAGATGAAAATCCGGAGCTTAAAAAAATTATTGTTCAGGACGCAGCCGGAAAGGATATTCAAAATGTAAATACTGCCAATATCAATAAAGAAAGCGGAACAGTTTACTTTGAACCCGTTTCAGGAAAAGGAACTTATTATGTTTACTATATGCCTTATGTTGACGAAGGTACGTCAAATTACCCTAAAGGAATTTACGCTAAACCAGACCAGAAAACTGATGCACAATGGGCTGCTAAAATCAAATCTAATTTAGCCGATAATTGTACTGTTACAGAAATTCAGAGTATAAATGCTTTCAACAGTTTTTATCCTATGGAAGTAATTGCAACAGCAGCTGAAACTAAAGCTATAATTGCAAAAAACAGTGGAAATACCTTTTTAGTTTTTCCGGAAGACCGCCTACATTCGATCAGAATGAAATCTGATTTACCCCAAAGATGGATTCAAAAAGGCATTCAGAATAGTTTTTCTGATACTGCAATGAAAGGAGAATATTTAGCTTTTCAATTAGGCGTTTATGCACTTGAAGATCTAAAAAATGTAAAAGTGACTTTTTCTAATTTAATCAGTAGTAACGGAGCATTAATTGAAGCAAAAAACATCAGCTGCATTAATACAGACGGAGTTAAATATGACGGAACTCCTTTTGCCGCAAATGTTTCTGTTTCTAAAGGAAAAATACAAGCGATGTGGTGTGGTATTGATGTGCCTCAAACTGCCGCAGCAGGAACCTATACCGGAAAAGCTACTGTTGTTGCTGACGGAAAACCAAGAGAAATTACATTAGAAATAAAAGTATCTAATGAAGTAACTAAAAATGGTGGAATCGACAGTCCGGAAAAAATGACACGTTTAAAATGGTTAAACTCAACTTTAGCTCAGGAAAATACTGTTATTGCTCCTTACATTCCGTTAAACGTAAAGGGTTCTGAAATTTCTTTATTAGGAAGAAAACTAACATTGGCCTCAAACGGATTTCCGGCACAAATACAAACTTTCTTCACGCCTGAGATGACTACTTTGGGTACTAAAGCAAATGATATTCTAACTGCTCCAATAGCATTTCATTTTGTTGATGCAGCAGGAAAAGAAGTAACAGACTGGAAAAATACAGGAATTAATTTCACTAAAAAAGAAGCAGGAACAGTGGCATGGCAAAATACATCTATATCAAAATCAGTTCAGATGGATGTAAATGCAGCTATCGAGTTTGATGGTTTTGTACACTATATTGTTAAAGTTACAGCACTTGAAGATGTTTCTTTTAATGATATTAACTTCCAGTTGCCAATGCAGCCATCAGCTTCAAAATATATGATGGGATTAGGTCAAAAAGGAGGCGATCGTCCTGCAACTTTTGACTGGAAATGGGATGTAGCACATAAAAGTCAGGATGGAGCATGGATAGGAAATGTAAATTCAGGTTTGCAATTTTCTTTAAGAGACGAAAAATACAGCCGTCCGTTAAATACCAATTTCTATTTACAAAAACCTTTATTGTTACCAACTTCATGGGGTAATGAAAATAAAGGCGGAATTACCATTACACCAAACCAAAAGTCAGTTTTGGTAAATGCGTATAGCGGTGCAAGAACAATGAAAAAAGACGATGTGTTGTATTATAACTTCAATTTATTAATTACACCATTCCACACCATCAATACCGATTTTCAATGGGATACGAAGTTTTACCACAAATACAGCCCAATCGATACAATTGCAAAAACCGGAGCAACGGTAATCAATATTCACCACGCCAATGCAATTAATCCTTATATCAATTATCCTTTTATCGAATATAAAAAGATGAAAACCTATATCGATGAAGCACATGAAAAAGGATTAAAAGTAAAAATATACAATACCGTTAGAGAGGTTTCTAACAAAGCTTATGAAACTTTTGCTCTAAAAAGCTTAGGGCATGAAATCTATTCGCCAGGAAAAGGAGGCGGATTCTCATGGTTACAGGAACACGTTGGAGACGATTATATCGCGGCATGGTTTGTACCTGAAATTAAAGATGCTGCAATCGTAAACAGTGGTATGAACCGTTGGCATAACTACTACGTAGAAGGAATGAACTGGTTAACACAAAACGTTGGCATTGACGGTATTTATCTTGATGATGTTGCTTTTGACAGAATCACCATGAAACGTATCAAACGTGTACTTACACAAGATGGTCATCCGGGAATTATTGATTTACACAGTGCAAACCAATACAACAAAAGTGATGGTTTTAACAATAGTGCCAACTTATACATGGAGCACTTTCCTTACATCAATAAATTATGGTTTGGAGAATATTTTGATTACCAAAAAAATCAGCCTGACTTTTTCTTAACTGAAGTAAGTGGAATTCCTTTCGGATTAATGGGCGAAATGCTTCAGGATGGAGGAAATCCCTGGAGAGGAATGGTTTACGGAATGACCAACAGATTACCTTGGAGTGACAATGCAGATCCGAGACAAATCTGGAAATTATGGGATTCTTTCGGAATCAAAGGCTCTGAAATGATTGGATACTGGAGCGAAAATTGTCCGGTAAAAACAACAAATGACAAAGTATTGGCAACCGTTTACAAAAAGAACGGAACAGCTTTAATTTCTATTGCAAGCTGGGCTGATTCTGATACAAAAGTAAAACTGAACATTGACTGGAAAAAACTAGGAATCAACCCTGCAAAAGCGACGATTACAGCTCCTGAAGTACTTAATTTTCAGCCTGCACAAACATTCAATGCAAAAGATGAAATTCCGGTATCAAAAGGAAAAGGCTGGCTATTGATTGTGAAGTAA
- a CDS encoding DUF5107 domain-containing protein, producing the protein MKLKPFLSVLLLGSLFVTAQNKTTVKEYKKVFTTYPFSDPDPIPKPNTKFYPYFRFDGFTDKPVQKEWKVIEIENDYIKLMILPEIGGKVWSATEKSTGKDFVYNNHVIKFRDIAMRGPWTSGGVEGNYGIIGHTPNCATPVDYKIITREDGSISCVIGVLDLLTRTSWKLDINLPKDKAYFTTNSFWSNSTELDQPYYTWMNTGIKAAGNLQFIYPGQSYIGHNGEHNAWPIDKENGKDLSFYKNNDFGGYKSYHVFGKYDDFFGGYWHDEDFGMGRYGNHDDKPGKKIWIWGLSQQGMIWEKLLTDTDGQYVEVQSGRLFNQASEGSNLTPFKQRSFAPNQTDIWTEYWFPVKQTKGFVKANNYGSVNIKNENGWLKIYFSPLQKTNEKIEVFDNDKKIYSKDIAVNTLQVFKDSIQVAVNENKLRLTIGGNKLVWNSAPEDGNINRPVEIPQNFDHNSVYGLYLQGKNYISFKDYKQAEEKLNACLKKDSNFAPALSALASLQIRKFEYKEAVASARKALAIDTYDSAANYYYALANFHLGNTTDAKDGFDIAAAGVEFRSAAYTSLSKIYLAENDLAKAAEYGEKSLLNNQYNLEGLQLLAVIYRLQNNTTKAHEALAKINTIDPLNHFADFEKFLWEKSEASKGNFTSMIRNEMPEQTYLELGIWYQQLGLNDDAKKVFSIAEPSAEIIYWNAYLENKTVDISKIKPGTSFPFRTETAEILKKLIKTNDQHQLKYHLALIEWNHNDISEAKELFQQCGTKPNDPAFYAAKASLFKDEPALVTASLQQAIKLDPQGWRYQKLLAEHYIAQKQFDKALATTESFYKTHKENYLMGMLYAKSLLLNKKYATADAFLTKLEILPFEGATAGRQLYHEAKLMQALAEMKNKQYKKALQFIADAKLWPQNLGVGKPYDEDIDERLENWMDYQCYTSLGNTETANKSLQKIIAFNPKVDNTVMNFLPANQLISAWAIEKTSSANEAEKWLQNQARLYPANKIIQWCLQVYKNKQSDSLTADEKDGEVRIIEKL; encoded by the coding sequence ATGAAACTTAAACCTTTCTTATCAGTACTACTTCTTGGAAGCCTCTTTGTCACTGCACAAAACAAAACAACCGTAAAAGAATACAAAAAAGTTTTTACAACCTATCCGTTTTCTGATCCTGATCCGATTCCAAAACCCAATACCAAATTTTATCCTTACTTCCGTTTCGACGGATTTACAGATAAACCGGTTCAAAAGGAATGGAAAGTAATCGAGATTGAAAACGATTATATCAAACTGATGATTCTGCCGGAAATTGGCGGAAAAGTATGGTCTGCGACTGAAAAATCAACTGGAAAAGACTTTGTTTACAATAATCATGTAATCAAATTTAGAGATATTGCCATGCGCGGTCCCTGGACCAGTGGTGGTGTTGAGGGTAATTACGGAATTATTGGGCATACACCAAATTGTGCTACACCAGTTGATTATAAAATTATAACCAGAGAAGACGGAAGCATTAGTTGTGTTATTGGCGTTTTAGATCTTCTAACCCGAACTTCGTGGAAACTAGACATCAATTTACCAAAAGACAAAGCCTATTTTACCACAAACTCATTTTGGTCTAATTCAACCGAATTAGATCAGCCATATTATACCTGGATGAATACCGGAATAAAAGCAGCCGGAAATTTACAATTTATCTATCCAGGACAATCCTATATTGGACATAACGGAGAACATAATGCCTGGCCAATTGATAAAGAGAATGGCAAAGATTTATCTTTCTATAAAAACAACGATTTTGGAGGTTACAAATCCTATCATGTTTTCGGAAAATATGATGATTTCTTTGGAGGATACTGGCATGACGAAGATTTCGGGATGGGAAGATATGGAAACCACGATGACAAGCCCGGTAAAAAAATATGGATCTGGGGATTGTCTCAGCAAGGAATGATTTGGGAAAAATTATTAACAGACACCGACGGGCAATATGTAGAAGTACAAAGCGGAAGATTATTCAATCAGGCGAGTGAAGGCAGTAACTTAACCCCTTTTAAACAGCGCTCATTTGCTCCCAATCAAACCGATATCTGGACAGAATACTGGTTTCCGGTAAAACAGACCAAAGGTTTTGTAAAAGCTAATAATTATGGCTCCGTAAATATAAAAAACGAAAATGGCTGGTTAAAAATTTATTTCTCACCGCTTCAAAAGACAAATGAAAAAATTGAAGTTTTTGATAACGATAAAAAAATCTATTCAAAAGATATCGCTGTAAATACATTACAAGTATTCAAAGATTCCATTCAGGTCGCTGTTAATGAAAACAAGTTAAGATTGACCATTGGCGGAAACAAACTGGTTTGGAATTCAGCTCCCGAAGACGGAAATATTAACCGCCCGGTAGAAATACCACAAAACTTTGATCACAATTCAGTTTACGGATTATATCTGCAGGGAAAAAACTACATCAGTTTTAAAGATTACAAACAGGCAGAAGAAAAATTAAATGCCTGTCTGAAAAAAGATTCAAACTTCGCTCCTGCTCTATCTGCTTTGGCCTCTTTACAAATTAGAAAATTTGAATATAAAGAAGCTGTTGCCTCAGCAAGGAAAGCGCTGGCAATCGATACATACGATTCGGCTGCAAACTATTATTATGCTTTGGCTAATTTTCATTTAGGAAATACTACCGATGCAAAAGATGGTTTTGATATTGCCGCTGCCGGAGTTGAGTTTAGAAGTGCTGCTTATACCTCATTAAGCAAAATATATTTAGCCGAAAATGATTTAGCAAAAGCAGCAGAATATGGCGAAAAAAGTCTGCTAAACAATCAATATAATTTAGAAGGTTTACAATTGCTTGCCGTAATATACCGCCTGCAAAATAATACCACCAAAGCACATGAAGCATTAGCAAAAATAAATACTATTGATCCTTTAAATCATTTTGCTGATTTCGAAAAATTCCTTTGGGAAAAATCAGAAGCATCAAAAGGTAACTTCACTTCGATGATCCGAAATGAAATGCCGGAACAAACCTACCTTGAATTAGGTATCTGGTATCAGCAATTAGGATTAAACGATGATGCAAAAAAAGTCTTCTCGATAGCAGAACCAAGTGCCGAAATTATTTATTGGAATGCCTATTTAGAAAACAAAACGGTCGACATAAGCAAAATCAAACCGGGAACCAGTTTTCCTTTTAGAACTGAAACTGCAGAAATCCTGAAAAAGCTAATTAAAACCAACGATCAGCACCAGTTAAAATATCATCTGGCATTGATTGAGTGGAATCATAATGATATTTCAGAAGCTAAAGAATTGTTCCAACAATGCGGAACAAAACCAAATGATCCGGCTTTTTATGCTGCAAAAGCTTCTTTGTTTAAAGACGAGCCTGCTTTAGTAACAGCTAGTTTACAGCAAGCGATAAAACTTGATCCTCAAGGTTGGAGATATCAAAAATTACTGGCAGAACATTATATTGCCCAAAAACAATTTGATAAAGCACTTGCTACAACAGAATCGTTTTACAAAACGCATAAAGAGAATTATCTGATGGGGATGTTGTATGCCAAATCCTTATTACTGAATAAAAAATATGCAACAGCTGATGCATTCTTGACTAAGCTGGAAATTCTTCCTTTTGAAGGTGCAACAGCCGGTAGACAATTGTATCATGAAGCCAAATTAATGCAGGCTCTGGCAGAAATGAAAAACAAACAATACAAAAAAGCATTACAATTTATTGCCGATGCCAAATTGTGGCCGCAAAATCTGGGCGTTGGAAAACCATATGATGAAGATATTGACGAAAGACTGGAAAATTGGATGGATTATCAATGTTATACCAGTCTTGGTAATACAGAAACAGCAAATAAATCATTACAGAAAATAATCGCTTTCAATCCAAAAGTAGACAATACAGTAATGAATTTTTTACCGGCAAATCAATTGATCTCTGCATGGGCAATCGAAAAAACGTCTTCTGCAAATGAAGCTGAAAAGTGGTTACAAAATCAGGCCCGTTTATATCCGGCAAATAAAATTATCCAATGGTGTTTGCAGGTTTATAAAAATAAACAATCCGATAGTTTGACAGCAGATGAAAAAGATGGCGAAGTTCGAATTATCGAAAAACTTTAA